From Actinosynnema mirum DSM 43827, a single genomic window includes:
- a CDS encoding oxygenase MpaB family protein: MGGPSRRGLLIAGGALGAAGALGVSPFAQARPAWTWSSRDSVAGSGGGTDPQWVWDEEVDALLASVVRRGDVPRVNRALRSWTRNDQPTPGDLPADVRDFVERARRLPGWADQGRLDAAARFNVTRGFYLNLLNGVGGGMLSTAIPREARAVYYSKGGADMEDRVAKTSRLGFAVGDLDAYRPSGSIVVEAVKTRLVHAAVRHLLPQSPGWAETSGGQRIPISQADVLVTWHTLPTYAMRTMLEWRVPITAAESAAYLHVWQVTAHLLGVPDEYLPASWDAAHAQSRQLLDPVLGPTAEGVHLTDVLLGQLAEQTSPGSVGRPLVDALARYLVGDRIADWNGIARQPLWETTLASAWPKLVAFRENLLPLPLVPPVAWTIDEALRRYIMFYLTKGRETHIEIPETNRPS, encoded by the coding sequence ATGGGTGGACCGAGCAGGCGGGGGTTGTTGATCGCGGGTGGCGCGCTGGGCGCGGCGGGGGCGCTGGGCGTCTCACCGTTCGCCCAGGCCAGACCGGCGTGGACGTGGTCGTCGCGCGACTCGGTGGCGGGCTCGGGCGGCGGGACCGATCCGCAGTGGGTGTGGGACGAGGAGGTCGACGCGCTGCTCGCGTCGGTGGTGCGGCGGGGCGACGTGCCGCGCGTGAACCGGGCTTTGCGGTCGTGGACCCGCAACGACCAGCCGACGCCGGGCGATCTGCCCGCCGACGTGCGGGACTTCGTGGAGCGGGCGCGGCGATTACCGGGGTGGGCCGATCAGGGCAGGCTGGACGCGGCGGCGCGGTTCAACGTCACCAGGGGCTTCTACCTGAACCTGCTCAACGGGGTCGGCGGCGGGATGCTCAGCACCGCGATCCCCCGCGAGGCGCGCGCCGTGTACTACTCCAAGGGCGGCGCGGACATGGAAGACCGCGTGGCCAAGACGAGTCGGCTCGGGTTCGCGGTCGGCGACCTGGACGCGTACCGGCCCAGCGGGTCGATCGTCGTGGAGGCGGTGAAGACGCGGCTGGTGCACGCGGCCGTGCGGCACCTGCTCCCGCAGTCGCCCGGTTGGGCGGAAACCAGTGGCGGGCAGCGGATTCCGATCAGCCAGGCCGACGTGCTGGTCACCTGGCACACGCTGCCCACCTACGCGATGCGCACGATGCTGGAGTGGCGGGTGCCGATCACCGCCGCCGAGTCGGCCGCGTACCTGCACGTCTGGCAGGTCACCGCGCACCTGCTGGGCGTGCCCGACGAGTACCTGCCCGCGAGCTGGGACGCCGCTCACGCGCAGTCCCGACAACTTCTGGACCCGGTGCTCGGTCCGACCGCCGAGGGCGTGCACCTGACCGACGTGCTGCTCGGCCAGCTCGCCGAGCAGACCAGCCCCGGCAGCGTCGGCCGACCGCTGGTGGACGCGCTCGCCCGGTACCTGGTGGGCGACCGGATCGCCGACTGGAACGGCATCGCGCGGCAACCGCTGTGGGAGACGACGCTCGCGTCCGCGTGGCCGAAGCTGGTGGCGTTCCGGGAGAACCTGCTCCCGCTGCCGCTCGTGCCGCCGGTGGCCTGGACCATCGACGAGGCGCTGCGCCGCTACATCATGTTCTACCTGACCAAGGGCCGGGAGACGCACATCGAGATCCCGGAGACGAACCGCCCTTCCTGA
- a CDS encoding oxygenase MpaB family protein yields the protein MSDVSRRKLMMTGGALGALTAFGVTPSAAARPAWTWSPDQSVAGAAPGAAPGTVAGVDPQWLWDEEADPVLAAVIDRGDVPRVNQLLRGWQRNDQVLPAGLPSDLRDFMEHARRMPSWAETAKLDAGARFSVNRGIYTGVLYGLGSGLMSTAIPREARAVYYSKGGADMKDRVAKTAKLGYDVGDLDAYRPQGTMVVTAVKTRLVHAAVRHLLPQSPGWSETSGGQRIPISQADVLVTWHSLPTHVMRKMLEWGVRITPSESAAYLHLWQVTANMLGVSDEYIPATWEAAYAQSRQLLDPVLGPTAEGKVLADVLLDIVAEVDGGLTRPLIGAFSRYTIGGQIGDWIGLEREPLWEPVIAAAWPKLVAFRENLLPLPLVPAAAWTIEEVIRRVVLLFFGEGRPIHLEIPDANRPS from the coding sequence ATGAGTGACGTCAGCAGGCGCAAGTTGATGATGACCGGCGGGGCGCTGGGCGCGCTGACCGCGTTCGGCGTGACGCCGTCCGCCGCGGCCAGGCCCGCGTGGACCTGGTCGCCGGACCAGTCGGTGGCGGGGGCGGCGCCGGGGGCCGCTCCGGGAACCGTAGCGGGCGTGGACCCGCAGTGGTTGTGGGACGAGGAGGCCGATCCGGTGCTGGCCGCCGTGATCGACCGGGGCGACGTGCCCCGCGTGAACCAGCTGCTGCGCGGCTGGCAGCGCAACGACCAGGTGTTGCCCGCGGGGTTGCCGTCGGACCTGCGGGACTTCATGGAGCACGCGCGGCGGATGCCGTCGTGGGCGGAGACGGCGAAGCTCGACGCGGGCGCGCGGTTCAGCGTGAACCGGGGCATCTACACCGGGGTGCTGTACGGGCTGGGCAGCGGGCTGATGAGCACGGCCATCCCGAGGGAGGCGCGCGCGGTCTACTACTCCAAGGGCGGCGCGGACATGAAGGACCGCGTGGCCAAGACCGCGAAGCTCGGCTACGACGTGGGCGACCTGGACGCGTACCGGCCGCAGGGCACGATGGTCGTGACGGCGGTGAAGACCCGGTTGGTGCACGCGGCCGTGCGGCACCTGCTGCCGCAGTCGCCGGGGTGGTCGGAGACCAGTGGCGGGCAGCGGATTCCCATCAGCCAGGCGGACGTTCTTGTCACCTGGCACAGCCTTCCCACGCACGTGATGCGCAAGATGCTGGAGTGGGGCGTGCGGATCACGCCGAGCGAGTCCGCCGCCTACCTGCACCTGTGGCAGGTCACCGCGAACATGCTGGGCGTGTCGGACGAGTACATCCCGGCGACCTGGGAGGCCGCGTACGCGCAGTCCCGGCAGCTGCTCGACCCGGTGCTCGGGCCCACCGCCGAGGGCAAGGTGCTGGCGGACGTGCTGCTGGACATCGTCGCCGAGGTCGACGGCGGGCTGACCCGGCCGCTGATCGGCGCGTTCTCCCGGTACACGATCGGCGGGCAGATCGGCGACTGGATCGGGCTGGAGCGGGAACCGCTGTGGGAGCCGGTGATCGCGGCGGCGTGGCCGAAGCTGGTGGCGTTCCGGGAGAACCTGCTGCCGCTGCCGCTGGTCCCGGCCGCCGCGTGGACGATCGAGGAGGTCATCCGGCGGGTGGTGCTGCTGTTCTTCGGCGAGGGGCGGCCCATCCACCTGGAGATCCCGGACGCCAACCGGCCGTCCTGA
- a CDS encoding molybdopterin cofactor-binding domain-containing protein, protein MVGRKDAGRESVEPESVRRESGGLGRRGFLGYVLAAPVLVAGAELAPARAAGGDSAGNGAAGADLLLDLNSVMTAAALPTAHLITVEVGQDGVVSFALPRTEVGQGVTTSTAMLIAEELDVPLERVRVTLADARPELLFNQLTGGSNTTIATYLPIRVAAATARSRLLDAAAGVLGAPAAALVLSGGLVTAPSGRRVGIGELSARASADRTARVAVTLKPDKDFRVIDTPRTRVDALDAVTGRKRFTMDLDVPGAKPTMVCRPPTINGRVSTVDNLARVRAMPGVTDVAVVSTGVAVRAQTFGQCVDAVRALRVTWRPGPVGGRSEAAVLAELRAAEPPLGPAPPLTQTVEDVFTFHFRGNSALEPNCAIADVRADRAEVWSALKSPIVAKKEVAAKLGLPPSAVTVHVVEGGGSFGRKLFCDAALEAAEASRAFGNKPVKLMWHRADDCRQGRVHPMSTSRVRLSHLGPVVLGYAQRHSSVRTDFGHGLGELLTAMAARLPLGDAAFSQTFFHLSQAMPYEFGVTTRLLGEAEAGGGFNTGSMRGVYSPDVTCARELVVDRLARKLGQDPFRFRLGKLREERARAALLKAADVAGWGRSMPAGTAQGIALHAEYHSAVAVVAEIDCRPEVVGRRVRDAVTGPRVTRVVVAVDVGLAVNPSGLRAQLTGAASDGIALALTSSLHLRDGHFLEASWDDYAYTRQWNTPLEVQVVVLPGDGRPPGGAGELGVPAVMAAVACAYARATGTDPTVFPINHGVLSFTPKPTVPPVPASPDDGAARAE, encoded by the coding sequence GTGGTGGGGCGGAAGGACGCGGGGCGGGAGAGCGTGGAGCCGGAGAGCGTCAGGCGGGAGAGCGGCGGGCTGGGGCGGCGGGGGTTCCTCGGGTACGTGCTGGCGGCGCCGGTGCTGGTGGCGGGCGCGGAGCTGGCCCCGGCGCGGGCGGCGGGTGGCGACTCGGCTGGGAACGGTGCGGCGGGCGCGGATCTGCTGCTGGACCTGAACTCGGTGATGACCGCCGCCGCGCTGCCCACCGCGCACCTGATCACGGTGGAGGTGGGCCAGGACGGCGTGGTGTCGTTCGCGCTGCCCAGGACCGAGGTCGGGCAGGGGGTCACGACCTCCACCGCGATGCTGATCGCCGAGGAGCTGGACGTGCCGCTGGAGCGGGTGCGGGTCACCCTGGCCGACGCGCGCCCCGAGCTGCTGTTCAACCAGCTCACCGGCGGCTCCAACACCACCATCGCCACGTACCTGCCGATCCGGGTGGCCGCCGCGACCGCCCGGAGCCGGCTGCTGGACGCGGCGGCGGGCGTGCTCGGCGCGCCCGCCGCCGCACTGGTCCTCTCCGGAGGACTGGTCACCGCGCCGTCCGGGAGGCGGGTGGGCATCGGCGAGCTGTCCGCCCGCGCCTCCGCCGACCGGACGGCGCGGGTGGCGGTGACCCTGAAGCCCGACAAGGACTTCCGGGTCATCGACACGCCCCGCACCCGCGTGGACGCGCTGGACGCGGTGACCGGGCGCAAGCGGTTCACCATGGACCTGGACGTGCCGGGCGCGAAGCCGACCATGGTGTGCCGCCCGCCGACCATCAACGGACGGGTGTCCACTGTGGACAACCTGGCGCGGGTGCGGGCGATGCCGGGCGTCACGGACGTCGCGGTGGTGTCCACCGGGGTCGCGGTGCGGGCGCAGACGTTCGGGCAGTGCGTGGACGCGGTGCGGGCGCTGCGGGTGACGTGGCGGCCCGGCCCGGTGGGCGGCCGGTCGGAGGCGGCGGTGCTGGCGGAGCTGCGCGCGGCCGAACCGCCGCTGGGTCCCGCGCCGCCGCTGACGCAGACCGTGGAGGACGTGTTCACCTTCCACTTCAGGGGCAACAGCGCGCTGGAGCCGAACTGCGCGATCGCGGACGTGCGGGCGGACCGGGCCGAGGTGTGGTCGGCGCTGAAGTCGCCGATCGTGGCGAAGAAGGAGGTCGCCGCGAAGCTCGGGCTGCCGCCGAGCGCGGTGACCGTGCACGTCGTGGAGGGCGGGGGTTCGTTCGGGCGCAAGCTGTTCTGCGACGCGGCGCTGGAGGCGGCCGAGGCGTCGCGGGCGTTCGGGAACAAGCCGGTGAAGCTCATGTGGCACCGGGCGGACGACTGCCGCCAGGGCCGGGTGCACCCGATGTCGACCTCGCGGGTCCGCCTGTCGCACCTGGGACCGGTGGTGCTCGGGTACGCGCAGCGGCACTCCAGCGTGCGCACCGACTTCGGGCACGGGCTGGGCGAGCTGCTCACCGCGATGGCGGCGCGGCTGCCGCTGGGCGACGCGGCGTTCTCGCAGACGTTCTTCCACCTGTCGCAGGCGATGCCGTACGAGTTCGGGGTGACCACGCGGCTGCTCGGCGAGGCGGAGGCGGGCGGCGGGTTCAACACCGGGAGCATGAGGGGCGTCTACTCGCCCGACGTGACGTGCGCGCGCGAGCTGGTCGTGGACCGGTTGGCGCGCAAGCTCGGGCAGGACCCGTTCCGGTTCCGGCTGGGGAAGCTGCGGGAGGAGCGGGCGCGGGCCGCGCTGCTGAAGGCCGCCGACGTCGCCGGGTGGGGGCGGTCGATGCCCGCCGGGACGGCGCAGGGGATCGCGCTGCACGCGGAGTACCACTCGGCGGTCGCGGTCGTCGCGGAGATCGACTGCCGGCCGGAGGTGGTGGGCAGGCGGGTGCGCGACGCGGTCACCGGGCCTCGGGTGACCAGGGTGGTGGTGGCGGTGGACGTGGGGCTGGCGGTCAACCCGAGCGGGCTGCGGGCGCAGCTGACGGGGGCCGCGTCGGACGGGATCGCGCTCGCGCTGACGTCCAGCCTGCACCTGCGGGACGGGCACTTCCTGGAGGCCAGCTGGGACGACTACGCCTACACGCGGCAGTGGAACACGCCGCTGGAGGTGCAGGTGGTGGTGCTGCCGGGTGACGGGCGTCCGCCGGGCGGGGCGGGCGAGCTGGGGGTTCCGGCGGTGATGGCGGCGGTGGCGTGCGCGTACGCGCGGGCGACGGGCACGGACCCGACGGTGTTCCCGATCAACCACGGGGTGCTGTCGTTCACGCCGAAGCCGACCGTGCCACCGGTGCCCGCGTCACCCGACGACGGGGCCGCGCGGGCGGAGTGA
- a CDS encoding (2Fe-2S)-binding protein: MPEHTFRLNGEPVTVTAPDDLRLLWVLRDLLGLTGPKYGCGIAVCKACTSHLNGRAVTPCSVPVGALGPEDEVTTIEGLAGEGGLHPMQRAWLDLDVSQCGYCQPGQIMAAVALVRRVAAEGRAVTDADLDGIRNVCRCGAYPRVREAIRAGGEAMRDSPDRGLPTG; encoded by the coding sequence GTGCCCGAGCACACCTTCCGCCTCAACGGCGAGCCCGTGACGGTGACCGCGCCCGACGACCTGCGGTTGCTGTGGGTGCTGCGCGACCTGCTCGGCCTCACCGGTCCGAAGTACGGGTGCGGCATCGCCGTGTGCAAGGCGTGCACGAGCCACCTGAACGGCCGCGCGGTGACGCCGTGCTCGGTGCCGGTGGGCGCGCTGGGGCCCGAGGACGAGGTGACCACGATCGAGGGCCTGGCGGGCGAGGGCGGGCTGCACCCGATGCAGCGGGCGTGGCTGGACCTGGACGTCTCGCAGTGCGGCTACTGCCAGCCGGGGCAGATCATGGCGGCGGTGGCGCTGGTCCGGCGGGTGGCGGCCGAGGGGCGTGCGGTGACCGACGCGGACCTGGACGGCATCCGGAACGTGTGCCGGTGCGGCGCCTACCCGCGCGTCCGCGAGGCGATCCGCGCCGGTGGCGAGGCCATGCGGGACTCACCCGACCGGGGCTTGCCGACCGGGTGA
- a CDS encoding MerR family transcriptional regulator, whose product MAWSTRQLAELAGTSLRTVRHYHEVGLLPEPERRANGYKQYGVGHLARLLRVKRLAELGFSLDRIAGMADGEEHPAQALRDLDAELAATIERLQGVREELAVILADSVPADLPPGLAPAVAVAKYRESDRAFAVIMGRVLSPEAIDRYREVLEEYYGEPDATGFDSLPEDADEATRVRVAELLAPQLKQLKENHPGVSELRDDTPDGRELAASAVIAALRDLYNPAQLDVLIRAERINGAEG is encoded by the coding sequence GTGGCCTGGAGCACCCGGCAGCTCGCCGAGTTGGCGGGCACCAGTCTGCGGACGGTGCGGCACTACCACGAGGTCGGGCTGCTGCCCGAGCCCGAGCGGCGGGCCAACGGGTACAAGCAGTACGGGGTTGGCCACCTCGCGCGGTTGTTGCGGGTCAAGCGGTTGGCGGAGCTGGGGTTCTCGCTCGACCGGATCGCGGGGATGGCCGACGGCGAGGAGCATCCCGCTCAGGCGCTGCGCGACCTGGACGCCGAGTTGGCCGCCACCATCGAGCGGCTGCAGGGGGTTCGGGAGGAGTTGGCGGTCATCCTGGCGGACTCGGTGCCCGCCGACCTTCCGCCGGGGCTCGCCCCGGCGGTCGCGGTGGCGAAGTACCGCGAGTCCGACCGGGCGTTCGCCGTGATCATGGGGCGGGTGCTCAGCCCGGAGGCGATCGACCGCTACCGGGAGGTGCTGGAGGAGTACTACGGCGAACCGGACGCCACGGGGTTCGACTCATTGCCGGAGGACGCCGACGAGGCCACCCGCGTGCGCGTCGCCGAGCTGCTCGCCCCGCAGCTCAAGCAGCTCAAGGAGAACCACCCCGGCGTGAGCGAGTTGCGCGACGACACCCCGGACGGGCGTGAGCTGGCCGCGAGCGCGGTGATCGCCGCACTGCGCGACCTCTACAACCCGGCCCAGCTCGACGTGCTCATCCGGGCGGAGCGGATCAACGGCGCGGAGGGGTGA
- a CDS encoding polyprenyl synthetase family protein, protein MNGDLSVPNIVHPLSRDGRPAPSPSGIQEGSEQPSPLDRAIADRFGVPEAEVVVGPGTGVLLRRLLDGLLGDGGEVVLVGDRDGDDPTPDGIARLLAALAPDGLLVVDASRWTGEEPGDRDRSGEHPTARALALRRLDPRVVVVGPLTPRVEFLVGGAGVVARLRAEVPAGRIGPDERDGALAALGNGGEGVSAAVEGNDVVIALGSEQTEDDHGAPRSGAAVLDRPEEALSPAAVAVVARLREALRAQWPETGDPVLDISRYALLTPGKMLRPLLLASAAGAVGGDVERVVPAALAVEYLHVGSLVHDDVIDDDEVRRGQPSVQHRFGVPEAIVVGDALIFKTFSAVAACVELGVTAEAALGAARAIADAGVDVCRGQALEGALAADPTHPLGDYVTVMALKTGALFRGACRAGALLGGGGPEAVEAVTSYAEHLGLAFQVHDDLLPYLSDSAVTGKSELSDLRNLRPTYPVLLAHERGTAGQRARIARVLSGELPAEEAYPALRELLVDTGALAVATEHAEAEVALAKSCLSGLPGNEHTATLAGVADKSVARRR, encoded by the coding sequence GTGAACGGGGACCTCAGCGTGCCGAACATCGTCCACCCGCTTTCCCGCGACGGGCGCCCAGCGCCGTCGCCGTCCGGAATCCAGGAGGGTTCCGAGCAGCCCTCACCGCTCGACCGGGCGATAGCCGACCGGTTCGGGGTGCCCGAGGCCGAGGTCGTGGTCGGGCCGGGAACGGGCGTGCTGCTGCGGCGGTTGCTCGACGGGCTCCTCGGTGACGGGGGTGAGGTCGTGCTCGTGGGCGACCGGGACGGCGACGACCCGACGCCGGACGGGATCGCGCGGCTGCTGGCGGCGCTGGCGCCGGACGGGCTGCTCGTGGTGGACGCGTCGCGGTGGACGGGAGAGGAACCGGGCGACCGGGACCGGAGCGGCGAGCACCCGACCGCCCGCGCGCTGGCGCTGCGGCGCCTGGACCCCCGCGTGGTGGTGGTCGGCCCGCTCACCCCCCGCGTGGAGTTCCTGGTGGGCGGCGCGGGCGTGGTCGCCCGGCTGCGCGCCGAGGTGCCCGCGGGGCGGATCGGGCCCGATGAGCGGGACGGCGCGCTGGCCGCCCTGGGGAACGGCGGGGAAGGGGTCTCGGCGGCGGTGGAGGGCAACGACGTGGTGATCGCGCTCGGCTCGGAGCAGACCGAGGACGACCACGGCGCGCCCCGGTCCGGAGCCGCGGTGCTCGACCGGCCCGAGGAGGCCCTCTCCCCCGCCGCCGTCGCGGTCGTGGCGCGGCTGCGCGAGGCGCTGCGCGCCCAGTGGCCCGAGACCGGCGACCCGGTGCTCGACATCTCCCGGTACGCGCTGCTGACCCCCGGCAAGATGCTGCGGCCCCTGCTGCTGGCGTCGGCGGCGGGCGCGGTCGGCGGCGACGTGGAGCGGGTGGTGCCCGCCGCGCTCGCCGTCGAGTACCTGCACGTGGGCTCGCTCGTGCACGACGACGTGATCGACGACGACGAGGTGCGGCGCGGCCAACCGTCGGTGCAGCACCGGTTCGGCGTGCCGGAGGCCATCGTGGTCGGCGACGCGCTGATCTTCAAGACGTTCAGCGCCGTCGCCGCCTGCGTCGAGCTGGGCGTCACCGCCGAGGCCGCGCTGGGCGCGGCGCGGGCGATCGCCGACGCGGGCGTGGACGTGTGCCGGGGCCAGGCCCTCGAAGGCGCGCTCGCGGCGGACCCCACGCACCCGCTGGGCGACTACGTCACGGTCATGGCCCTCAAGACCGGCGCGCTGTTCCGGGGCGCCTGCCGGGCGGGCGCGCTGCTGGGCGGCGGCGGGCCGGAGGCGGTGGAGGCGGTCACCTCGTACGCCGAGCACCTCGGGCTGGCGTTCCAGGTGCACGACGACCTGCTGCCGTACCTGTCCGACTCGGCCGTCACCGGCAAGTCCGAGCTGAGCGACCTGCGGAACCTGCGCCCCACCTACCCGGTGCTGCTGGCGCACGAGCGGGGAACGGCCGGGCAGCGCGCGCGGATCGCCCGCGTGCTCAGCGGCGAGCTGCCCGCCGAGGAGGCGTACCCGGCGCTGCGCGAGCTGCTGGTGGACACCGGCGCGCTCGCGGTGGCCACCGAGCACGCCGAGGCCGAGGTGGCGCTGGCCAAGTCGTGCCTGTCCGGGCTGCCGGGCAACGAGCACACCGCGACGCTGGCCGGGGTCGCGGACAAGTCCGTGGCGCGGAGGCGGTAG
- a CDS encoding UbiA family prenyltransferase, which yields MAGGMGAAWAHVQTWRPYTLPYPGVVGLAGISVAGGDPGPWHVLAAVVVPVLVWLGGHYLGDWFDRELDAIDKPQRPIPSGRLGARAALVSAAVCEVGAAGLALSVGWRVLALLVVGVVGIAAYSRVCKGRGLSGNLVRGALTSLAVLAGASCAPGGDVWAAVPFAAVFLLHDASSNLVGAVRDVAGDAAGGYRSVPVLRGVAYSARLAAGLYAGAYAIAFAALLEALPDRAAYLALLVVALAVGTWVFGGLLAQGGGITRESALRAHALLVGERLVLACAVVAAGTGVTVAAAVLVPVLLFSLLTQNAMRVRHEIPPAGLRNATAS from the coding sequence GTGGCGGGCGGGATGGGCGCGGCCTGGGCGCACGTCCAGACCTGGCGGCCCTACACGCTGCCCTACCCCGGTGTGGTCGGCCTGGCCGGGATCTCCGTCGCGGGCGGTGATCCCGGCCCGTGGCACGTGCTGGCGGCGGTGGTCGTGCCGGTGCTGGTGTGGCTGGGCGGGCACTACCTCGGGGACTGGTTCGACCGCGAGCTGGACGCGATCGACAAGCCGCAGCGGCCGATCCCGTCCGGGCGGCTGGGCGCGCGGGCGGCGCTGGTGTCGGCGGCGGTGTGCGAGGTCGGGGCGGCCGGGCTGGCGCTGTCGGTGGGCTGGCGGGTGCTGGCGCTGCTGGTGGTCGGGGTCGTCGGGATCGCCGCGTACAGCCGGGTGTGCAAGGGGCGCGGGCTGTCCGGGAACCTGGTGCGCGGGGCGCTGACCTCGCTCGCGGTGCTGGCGGGCGCGTCCTGCGCGCCCGGCGGCGACGTGTGGGCCGCGGTGCCGTTCGCGGCGGTGTTCCTGCTGCACGACGCGTCCTCGAACCTGGTGGGCGCGGTGCGGGACGTGGCCGGGGACGCGGCGGGCGGCTACCGGTCGGTGCCGGTGCTGCGCGGGGTCGCGTACAGCGCGCGGCTCGCGGCCGGGCTGTACGCGGGGGCCTACGCGATCGCGTTCGCCGCGCTGCTGGAGGCGCTGCCCGACCGGGCCGCGTACCTGGCGCTGCTGGTGGTGGCGCTGGCGGTCGGCACGTGGGTGTTCGGCGGGCTCCTGGCGCAGGGCGGTGGGATCACCCGCGAGTCGGCGCTGCGGGCGCACGCGCTGCTGGTCGGCGAGCGGCTGGTGCTGGCCTGCGCGGTGGTGGCGGCCGGGACCGGGGTGACGGTGGCGGCGGCGGTGCTGGTCCCGGTGCTGCTGTTCAGCCTGCTCACCCAGAACGCGATGCGGGTGCGGCACGAGATCCCGCCCGCCGGGCTGCGGAACGCGACCGCCTCGTGA
- a CDS encoding FAD-dependent oxidoreductase produces the protein MSGDVDVVVVGAGVAGLAAAHALGRGGARVLLLDKQREVRPIAKGELLQPGAITVLRGWGVVDALVADGALRVPALVARDREGAALLTMDYRTLLDAERPWLLVHDYHVILGALARTLPATVEVRRGAVVRELVRDSGGRARGVRLDSGDVSASLVVAADGLSSRLRKDAGIELARTEYPHKLAAFDLADQPVGEDVSTYATPRGLAMSYSLPGDRARLYVQVAADELRGVDREKAQDWVDEFVRQVPAFAGKRADVLRAWNGKQVLPVGRSLTESLSGKGIVLLGESAHAVHPAAGQGMNSSIVNAARLADRVAALEGDLAPGRLDPVLAAWSDERRRALLHVATTSHSATRMITDLSPFGRALGRRALRKTGGNRRLTYTIMHNMSGLGQHPLRPLDRLHQLGVLPDPRGGQLPGWARR, from the coding sequence GTGAGCGGGGACGTGGACGTGGTGGTCGTCGGGGCCGGGGTCGCGGGGCTCGCGGCGGCGCACGCGCTGGGGCGCGGCGGGGCGCGGGTGCTGCTGCTGGACAAGCAGCGCGAGGTCCGGCCCATCGCCAAGGGCGAGCTGCTGCAGCCCGGCGCGATCACCGTCCTGCGGGGCTGGGGCGTGGTGGACGCGCTGGTCGCCGACGGGGCGCTGCGGGTGCCCGCGCTCGTCGCGCGCGACCGGGAGGGCGCGGCGCTGCTGACCATGGACTACCGGACGCTGCTGGACGCGGAGCGGCCGTGGCTGCTGGTGCACGACTACCACGTGATCCTCGGCGCGCTGGCCCGCACGCTGCCCGCGACGGTGGAGGTTCGGCGGGGCGCGGTGGTGCGGGAGCTGGTGCGGGACAGCGGGGGCAGGGCGCGTGGCGTGCGGCTGGACAGCGGCGACGTCAGCGCGTCGCTCGTGGTCGCGGCGGACGGGTTGTCCTCGCGGCTGCGCAAGGACGCGGGCATCGAGCTGGCGCGCACCGAGTACCCGCACAAGCTGGCCGCGTTCGACCTGGCCGACCAGCCGGTGGGCGAGGACGTGTCCACCTACGCCACCCCGCGCGGGCTGGCCATGAGCTACTCCCTGCCGGGCGATCGGGCCCGGTTGTACGTGCAGGTCGCGGCGGACGAGCTGCGCGGCGTGGACCGGGAGAAGGCGCAGGACTGGGTGGACGAGTTCGTCCGGCAGGTGCCCGCGTTCGCCGGGAAGCGCGCCGACGTGCTGCGGGCGTGGAACGGCAAGCAGGTGCTGCCGGTGGGCCGCTCGCTCACGGAGTCGTTGTCCGGCAAGGGGATCGTGCTGCTCGGCGAGAGCGCGCACGCGGTGCACCCGGCGGCGGGGCAGGGCATGAACAGCTCGATCGTCAACGCGGCCAGGCTCGCCGACCGGGTGGCCGCGCTGGAGGGCGACCTGGCGCCGGGCAGGCTCGACCCGGTGCTCGCGGCGTGGAGCGACGAGCGCAGGCGCGCGCTGCTGCACGTGGCCACGACCAGCCACAGCGCCACCCGGATGATCACCGACCTGTCGCCGTTCGGGCGGGCGCTCGGGCGGCGGGCGCTGCGCAAGACCGGCGGCAACCGGCGGCTGACCTACACGATCATGCACAACATGTCCGGGCTCGGGCAGCACCCGCTGCGCCCGCTGGACCGGCTGCACCAGCTCGGCGTGCTGCCCGACCCGAGGGGCGGGCAGCTGCCGGGCTGGGCGCGCCGGTGA